The window GTCCAGCGGCAGCGTCCACGCGGAGATGTTCTTCTCCACGCTGCCCGTCGGCGTCTGTTCGGCGGCGGGGGTGTCGGAGACGCAGCCGGTGGCGGCTGCGAGAGTCGCAGCCGCCACCAGCATCGCGCCGCCGAGACGAAGGTGTTTCGACACGGGTGAACGCTCCAGGGGTGAGGGGTCGATGAACTTCGCCGACGCGGGATCCCACGTGACGCCGTACACGAGGCCCGAGTTGTTCTCGATGTTGCCGTCGCCCTGACGCCGATGTCCTTACCGCGAGCTTTCAGTGTGCGCGCGGATCGGGGCGTGCACGGGAAGCCCTTTTGCACGAGTGCCGTGTTCCTTACACGGCTTCTCCGGAGGGTCGCGACGGCCGCCTCTCAGCGCGCGGCATCCCACATCGTGTACGACACCACGCCGGCCGGCAGACCCTCCAGCGGCGCCACGAGCTCGCTCTCCACACCGACGATCCGGCCCGACTCGACGGAGATGAACGCGGTCTCCACCCGCTCGGGCACCACCGAGGACACCTGCACGCCGATCACGTCGCGCCCCAGGCGGTCGGTCGTCTCGCCCCGCACGGTCACGCCCCCTGCCTCGTCGAGCAGCTCCAGCAGCGCCGCGTGCTGGGCGTCCGTCAGCGTCCAGTACTGCAGCAAGCCGGTGATCGCGGCCAGCAGCTCCCCGGACGACGACGCCGACGTGGCCCCGAATGCACCGAGGGCCGCGTCGAGCTCGGCGCGCGAGCTTCCGGAGAGTCCGGCGACCGCGGTCGGCAGAGCGAACTCCTCCGGTGACAGGGCCACGGTGTCGATGAGCTCGCCGGGCGCGTACGGGCTCGCGGCGATGCCATCCGGACGCTCGCCGTCGGGCCAGTACGGCTCCCCCGCGACGATGGTCGAGACGGTCGGCTGACCGGGACCCCACTCCAGGGTGATCTCCTGGGGCACGACCTCGACGTGCTCGTCCGCCAGGTCGACGCTCCAGTTCCACGACACCGAGTGCACGACCGGGGCCTGCGCGACCGCGGCGTCGACCATCAGGGTGCGCTCCGCGTCGGCGAACACCTCCGCCGCGGTACCGGCTGCCGTGTAGTGCAGGGCGGGCGGGGTGAGCGCCACCGCGGGTTGCGTGGGCACCAGCACCGACACCGCGACGACCGTGGCAGCCGCGACGGCCGCTGTCGCCGTGACCACTCCGGCCCACACCAGGGCCGGGCGGCGGCGGCGCCTCTGCGGGCGGTAGTCGCCGCGGATGATGCCCTCGCGGATCGCGATCTCGGCCGCGGTGAGGCCGCTGTCGTCGGTCGTCCGCGGCGCCGGGTTCGCCGCACGGAACAGGCGGTCGAGCTCGGTGTCGGAGATGTTCATCGCGCCCGTCCCGTCTCGAGCTGGGCGCGCAGCTTGGTGCGTGCCCGCGTCAGGGTGGTCCACACGGCTCCGGGGCTGGTGTGCAGCGCCTCGGCCACCTCACCGGCGCTGAGCTCGTCCCAGTACGTGAGCACCACGACCTGCCGCTCCCTGGCGCTCAGCGACCGGAGGGCGCGCCGCAGCGCCAGTGCCTCCATCGGGTCGAGCGGCTCGGCCGGGTTGCTGAGCCCGCGCGTGAGCGCGTCGATGGCCCTGTCGCGGGACCGCGCACGCCGGCTGCGATCGCGCAGCTTGTTGTCGGCGGTGCGCAGGAACCACCGCAATCCCATGGGGCTCGCGGGGTCGAGTTTGCGCCAGGCGATCAGGAACACCTCGGCCGTGAGCTCCTCGACCTCCTCGGCGTCGTCGATGAAGCACTCCAGGTGGCGGTGGATGCGGGGCCAGTACTGGTCG of the Microbacterium sufflavum genome contains:
- a CDS encoding RNA polymerase sigma factor, which gives rise to MFRFTFTHPLALAVAAPGSGDAAGFLRVAPGRVRPTSRAAEHDGAGTKAVVYRQLFDQYWPRIHRHLECFIDDAEEVEELTAEVFLIAWRKLDPASPMGLRWFLRTADNKLRDRSRRARSRDRAIDALTRGLSNPAEPLDPMEALALRRALRSLSARERQVVVLTYWDELSAGEVAEALHTSPGAVWTTLTRARTKLRAQLETGRAR